A part of Winslowiella toletana genomic DNA contains:
- a CDS encoding IS3 family transposase (programmed frameshift) gives MRKARFTEHQIIAVLKSVEAGRTVKDVCREAAISEASYYNWKAKYGGMEASDIKKMKDLEDENRRLKQMFADLSLECRALKDVIEKKPLKPAIKRELVSYLTAQFSMSIRQACRTVSLSRTVYFYQPDTRRDEPVILALTELAERYPRYGFKKLFQVLRRQGNAWNHKRVHRIYCLLKLNFRRKGKQRLPVRNPAPLATPEALNQSWSIDFMHDALTCGRRFRTFNVVDDFNREALAIEIDLNIPAQRVVRVLDRIVANRGYPLKMRMDNGPELISLALAQWAEDHGVMLEFIRPGKPTQNAFIERFNRTYRTEILDFYLFRTLNEAREITERWLTEYNSERPHESLNNLTPEEYRLMAEKPELSKSVWN, from the exons ATGCGTAAAGCCCGATTCACCGAACACCAGATCATTGCCGTTCTGAAGTCTGTCGAAGCCGGACGTACCGTTAAGGACGTCTGCCGCGAAGCGGCAATATCCGAAGCCAGCTATTACAACTGGAAAGCAAAGTACGGCGGAATGGAGGCTTCAGATATCAAAAAGATGAAAGATCTTGAAGACGAGAATCGTCGCCTGAAGCAGATGTTCGCCGACCTGAGTCTGGAATGCCGGGCGCTGAAGGACGTTATCGAAAAAAAGC CTCTAAAACCAGCGATAAAGCGGGAGCTTGTCAGCTATCTGACTGCACAATTTTCCATGAGCATCCGCCAGGCATGCAGGACAGTATCGCTGAGCAGGACGGTGTATTTTTATCAGCCCGATACCCGGCGTGATGAACCGGTGATCCTGGCGCTGACTGAACTGGCAGAACGCTATCCGCGATACGGATTTAAGAAGCTTTTTCAGGTACTTCGCAGGCAGGGTAACGCCTGGAATCATAAGCGTGTTCACCGGATTTACTGCCTGCTGAAACTCAATTTTCGCCGCAAGGGGAAACAACGTCTTCCGGTGCGCAATCCGGCTCCTCTGGCAACGCCGGAAGCACTCAACCAGAGCTGGTCGATTGATTTTATGCACGACGCGCTGACATGTGGGCGACGTTTTCGGACTTTCAACGTCGTGGATGATTTTAACCGTGAGGCTCTGGCCATAGAAATTGACCTGAATATCCCGGCGCAGCGGGTTGTGCGGGTGCTGGACAGGATAGTGGCAAACCGTGGATATCCGCTGAAGATGCGGATGGATAACGGCCCGGAGCTGATATCACTGGCTCTGGCACAATGGGCTGAGGACCATGGCGTGATGCTGGAATTTATCAGGCCAGGCAAACCGACACAGAATGCCTTTATCGAACGCTTTAACCGGACGTACCGGACAGAAATCCTGGATTTTTATCTGTTCAGAACGCTGAATGAAGCACGGGAAATCACAGAGCGCTGGCTGACGGAATACAACAGCGAGCGGCCTCATGAATCCCTGAATAACCTGACGCCGGAAGAATACCGGCTGATGGCTGAAAAACCGGAACTCTCAAAAAGTGTGTGGAACTAA
- a CDS encoding winged helix-turn-helix domain-containing protein, protein MENYRFSDFTLCGDQVLYHNDRIVTVPPKEMAVLLLLVKNAGEVITKDHIIREVWM, encoded by the coding sequence ATGGAAAATTATCGTTTCAGTGACTTTACCCTTTGTGGTGATCAGGTCCTGTATCACAATGACAGGATTGTTACTGTCCCACCTAAGGAAATGGCGGTGTTGCTGTTATTAGTTAAAAATGCAGGGGAGGTAATTACTAAAGATCATATCATCAGAGAAGTGTGGATGTAA